Proteins encoded in a region of the Streptomyces sp. NBC_00258 genome:
- a CDS encoding ImmA/IrrE family metallo-endopeptidase has protein sequence MSWNSAHGVAMIAAAQAHKELGPPADGYVDVFGALRQAGVEVVGRRLGALLGLYVDRFAGGPACLVNTGLEEVSMRHTAAHELGHHRLGHGTSIDHEEQSSGRWGEGWPQHEREAEAFASWFLMPLSAARAALSRCGLRRPGSPLDAYRMARWLGTPYATTVRHLVRLKLIDRSTEAMWLKHSPASLKADLTGGLPLGTQAHAHVLLPAAHGATLRVTAGDCVLLGIPAAFYDNLPAGLSRTPPGSGSQMSFLELPDAAEGPRAVWVNEDLEGDTTMTATITAPDAPLFRVTLQRTPSRDGSDAFWH, from the coding sequence GTGAGCTGGAACAGCGCCCACGGCGTCGCGATGATCGCGGCCGCGCAGGCCCACAAGGAGCTGGGCCCTCCTGCCGACGGGTACGTCGACGTCTTCGGCGCGCTGCGTCAGGCAGGCGTGGAGGTGGTCGGACGGAGGCTGGGCGCACTGCTGGGCCTGTATGTGGACCGCTTTGCCGGGGGGCCGGCGTGCCTGGTGAACACAGGGCTCGAAGAGGTGAGCATGCGGCACACCGCCGCTCACGAACTGGGCCATCACCGCCTGGGTCACGGCACCAGCATCGATCACGAGGAGCAGTCCTCGGGGCGGTGGGGCGAGGGGTGGCCCCAGCACGAGCGGGAGGCCGAGGCCTTTGCCTCCTGGTTTCTGATGCCCCTGTCGGCCGCCCGCGCCGCGCTGTCGCGGTGCGGCCTGAGACGCCCCGGGTCGCCTCTGGACGCCTACCGGATGGCCCGCTGGCTGGGCACGCCGTACGCCACGACGGTGCGCCACCTTGTACGGCTGAAGTTGATCGACCGGTCCACCGAGGCAATGTGGCTCAAACACTCCCCGGCCTCCCTGAAGGCGGACCTGACCGGCGGGCTGCCGCTCGGGACGCAGGCCCACGCCCACGTACTGCTGCCCGCCGCACACGGCGCCACCCTGCGGGTCACTGCCGGTGACTGCGTGCTGCTGGGCATCCCCGCAGCCTTCTACGACAACCTGCCGGCCGGCCTGAGCCGCACCCCGCCCGGCAGCGGCAGCCAGATGTCCTTCCTGGAACTGCCGGACGCTGCGGAAGGGCCCCGCGCCGTGTGGGTGAACGAGGACCTCGAGGGCGACACCACCATGACCGCCACGATCACGGCCCCGGACGCGCCGCTGTTCCGGGTGACGCTGCAGCGCACACCCAGCCGTGACGGCTCCGACGCCTTCTGGCACTGA
- a CDS encoding NB-ARC domain-containing protein produces the protein MEAELAALAASGATTLVGLMVSESWERAKSGLARFFGRRTAGEAFEEELQAASDELDSARAAGDEGALAEVHARWRQRLETIFREDPGAAEELGRLLSELAPDASRTFVSLVAGGVNYGPAFQGSHIHGGITFHVQSPPSSAAGLTSRPDQVPPVTIPFSNRTVELAALDGVLGARAGGARSVDVGVLDGLPGVGKTTTAWQWADRARGRFPDGQLYVDFAALRDQSAPAAAGADVSEALAMCLRSLVGSDDGIPSSLAERTNLFRSRSAGLRILLVLDDVSQPAQVRALIPKGPGSAVLVTSQARLGELSLDGARLISLKPLDAHGGLALLKDRCGQEAVEAEQEAAQRLVELCSGLPVALQIVAARLVTDDALSMTALAGELDDEAGRLAGMALQGEEYSVSAVLGPSYRLLPPPTARLYRLLGWLPVGTFDAGVAAVAADIDTPSTKRLLGALAKASLVETMGDGRYRMHDLVRLHARERATEEEPQTEQAALVERVGTHYLVLAALADRALRRDRLRIAQLSALLRDTPTPFAADSGPPPLEWLDTERPAILAVLRTAARHGLHTLVWQLAEAFTALFLYRRYLAAWKESLELGAEAAAAAAASANTVGEIAQAMAAEARLRSLLSRPLLDLGENDRARAELETAVARAEASGHLVLRASVQEFLGRYRDRFDPSRAAEAYQHSLELNTRAGESRGAAIAAYFLGCAQDAQGEHTEAMITLRRAQRGLADGEEPDLRMAARVTAAIGVVHDHLDDPEEAIRTLRGAARALREQQATHYEAQALVQLADIAQRTGDREDLVRTCLSRAVEIHDAAGSRLAESLRRRLEDLER, from the coding sequence GTGGAAGCCGAGTTGGCGGCGCTTGCGGCGTCCGGGGCGACGACGCTGGTCGGCCTGATGGTTTCGGAGTCGTGGGAGCGGGCGAAGAGCGGCCTGGCCCGGTTCTTCGGACGACGGACCGCGGGCGAGGCCTTCGAGGAAGAGCTCCAGGCGGCCAGCGATGAGTTGGACAGTGCCCGGGCGGCAGGTGACGAAGGTGCCCTGGCAGAGGTCCATGCCCGGTGGCGGCAGCGGCTGGAAACAATATTCCGGGAGGATCCCGGCGCCGCGGAGGAACTGGGACGGCTGTTGTCCGAGCTGGCGCCGGACGCGTCGCGCACCTTCGTCAGCCTGGTCGCCGGAGGGGTGAACTACGGCCCCGCCTTCCAGGGGTCGCACATTCACGGTGGCATCACCTTCCACGTCCAGTCGCCGCCGTCGTCTGCGGCCGGCCTGACGTCCAGGCCGGATCAAGTACCGCCCGTGACCATTCCGTTCAGTAACCGGACGGTCGAACTTGCTGCTCTGGACGGCGTGCTCGGTGCGAGAGCGGGCGGTGCCAGATCCGTCGATGTGGGGGTGCTGGACGGACTTCCTGGGGTCGGCAAGACAACCACGGCCTGGCAGTGGGCGGACAGGGCGCGAGGGCGCTTCCCGGACGGGCAGCTGTACGTGGATTTCGCGGCCCTGCGCGATCAGTCCGCACCGGCGGCCGCCGGTGCGGACGTCTCCGAAGCCCTGGCGATGTGCCTGAGGTCGCTGGTGGGAAGCGATGACGGCATTCCGAGTTCGCTCGCGGAGCGCACCAACCTGTTCCGGTCGCGCTCGGCCGGCCTGCGTATCCTGCTCGTCCTTGACGACGTGAGCCAGCCCGCCCAGGTGCGTGCGCTGATCCCCAAGGGCCCGGGCAGCGCGGTACTGGTCACCAGTCAGGCCAGGCTCGGCGAACTGTCCCTGGACGGAGCCCGGTTGATCTCCCTCAAGCCACTGGACGCCCACGGCGGGCTGGCGTTGCTGAAGGACCGGTGCGGGCAGGAGGCGGTCGAGGCCGAACAGGAGGCGGCGCAACGCCTGGTGGAGCTGTGCAGCGGCCTGCCGGTGGCCCTGCAGATCGTGGCGGCGCGTCTGGTCACCGATGACGCTCTGAGCATGACGGCACTGGCTGGGGAACTCGACGACGAGGCCGGCAGGCTGGCCGGGATGGCACTGCAAGGAGAGGAGTACTCGGTGTCCGCTGTTCTGGGTCCCTCCTACCGACTGCTGCCGCCCCCCACCGCCCGGCTCTACCGCCTCCTCGGATGGCTGCCGGTCGGCACGTTCGACGCCGGGGTGGCCGCAGTCGCCGCAGACATCGACACGCCCAGCACCAAACGCCTGCTGGGCGCCCTGGCCAAAGCGAGCCTCGTGGAGACCATGGGCGATGGCAGGTACCGCATGCACGATCTGGTGCGCCTGCACGCCCGGGAGCGCGCGACGGAGGAAGAACCGCAGACCGAGCAGGCGGCGCTCGTCGAGCGGGTAGGCACGCACTACCTCGTCCTCGCCGCGCTCGCCGACCGGGCCCTGCGCAGGGACCGGCTGCGGATCGCCCAGCTGTCCGCCCTGCTGCGAGATACCCCCACCCCCTTCGCGGCCGACAGCGGCCCGCCTCCACTGGAATGGCTGGACACCGAACGCCCCGCCATCCTGGCGGTACTGCGCACGGCCGCCCGGCACGGGCTGCACACCCTGGTCTGGCAACTGGCCGAGGCGTTCACGGCCCTGTTCCTGTACCGCCGCTACCTCGCGGCCTGGAAGGAATCGCTGGAACTGGGCGCCGAGGCGGCTGCCGCAGCAGCGGCGTCGGCAAACACGGTGGGCGAGATCGCGCAGGCCATGGCGGCCGAAGCACGGCTGCGCAGCCTGCTCTCACGCCCCTTGCTGGACCTCGGCGAGAACGACCGGGCACGAGCGGAACTCGAGACGGCCGTCGCCCGCGCCGAGGCATCGGGCCACCTCGTCCTGCGTGCCTCCGTACAGGAATTCCTCGGACGGTACCGGGACCGCTTCGATCCATCCCGCGCCGCCGAGGCGTACCAGCACTCCCTTGAACTCAACACGCGCGCCGGGGAATCCCGCGGAGCGGCCATCGCCGCCTACTTCCTCGGGTGTGCCCAGGACGCCCAAGGCGAACACACGGAAGCCATGATCACGCTGCGCCGGGCGCAGCGCGGCCTGGCGGACGGTGAGGAGCCTGATCTGCGGATGGCGGCCCGGGTGACCGCCGCCATCGGAGTCGTACACGACCACCTCGACGACCCCGAGGAAGCGATCCGCACACTGCGCGGCGCGGCCCGGGCTCTGCGGGAGCAGCAGGCGACCCACTACGAGGCACAGGCCCTGGTGCAACTCGCCGACATCGCGCAGCGGACAGGAGACCGCGAGGACCTGGTACGCACCTGCCTGAGCCGGGCCGTTGAGATCCATGACGCGGCCGGCAGCCGCTTGGCGGAGAGTCTGCGGCGGCGGCTGGAGGACCTTGAGCGCTGA
- a CDS encoding nucleoside triphosphate pyrophosphohydrolase family protein has protein sequence MGVCVHLARYQQAALKTLQPASDGTDPVLMPLLGLVGETGSVASAYKKRLRDGADAGPSKQQLREELGDVLWYTAALAHLLGLDLEDIAAASLEKTKDRWRATPDDQRPRFDADYPPHEQLPRRTTVTFTPTLQPDGRTVIVLTREDGSPAGDPLTSASHIEDDYRFHDAFHLAHAAVLGWSPVSRFLLGCKRRSRPGIDEAEDGGRAIAIEEGISALIFAYASRHHYFEDLRHVDHELLITVDHMTAHLEVSVLRAADWEKAIMTGYTAWRQLRKHGGGHLRLDLDAQSLTFIEP, from the coding sequence ATGGGAGTATGCGTGCACCTCGCCCGCTATCAGCAAGCAGCCCTCAAGACCCTCCAGCCCGCCTCCGACGGGACCGACCCGGTCCTCATGCCGCTGCTCGGCCTCGTCGGCGAGACCGGATCCGTGGCCAGCGCCTACAAGAAGCGCCTGCGCGACGGCGCCGACGCAGGCCCCTCCAAACAGCAGCTACGCGAGGAACTCGGTGACGTCCTGTGGTACACCGCCGCCCTCGCACACTTGCTCGGCCTGGACCTGGAGGACATCGCCGCCGCCAGCCTGGAGAAGACCAAGGACCGCTGGCGTGCCACCCCCGACGACCAGCGCCCCCGCTTCGACGCCGACTACCCGCCCCATGAACAACTGCCCCGCCGTACCACCGTCACCTTCACCCCCACCCTCCAGCCCGACGGCCGCACCGTCATCGTCCTCACCCGCGAGGACGGCAGCCCGGCCGGGGACCCCCTGACCAGCGCCAGCCACATCGAGGACGACTACCGCTTCCACGACGCCTTCCACCTTGCCCACGCCGCCGTCCTGGGCTGGTCACCCGTCAGCCGTTTCCTCCTCGGCTGCAAACGCCGCAGCCGCCCCGGCATCGACGAAGCCGAAGACGGCGGCCGCGCCATCGCCATCGAGGAAGGCATCAGCGCGCTCATATTCGCCTACGCCAGCCGCCACCACTACTTCGAGGACCTCCGCCACGTCGACCACGAACTGCTCATCACCGTCGACCACATGACCGCCCACCTTGAAGTGAGCGTGCTGCGCGCCGCTGACTGGGAGAAAGCCATCATGACCGGGTACACCGCCTGGCGGCAGCTACGCAAACACGGCGGCGGCCATCTCCGACTCGACCTGGACGCCCAGTCCTTGACCTTCATAGAGCCCTGA
- a CDS encoding helix-turn-helix domain-containing protein — protein sequence MNGNTPSHTEDADQRARLGQRLKATREYLGLSQQQVAERTGIVRSAVSDIERGVRRVEVMELQKLARLYRLPASYFLDEEESADAGEHALAGLPRTARPLNEGDRIEVAKFIEYLQSRRQAEEEGPGVPQRAGEGGA from the coding sequence ATGAACGGCAACACACCATCCCACACGGAGGATGCCGACCAGCGGGCCCGGCTGGGCCAGCGGCTGAAGGCCACCCGTGAGTACCTGGGGCTGTCGCAGCAGCAGGTCGCCGAGCGGACCGGCATCGTGCGCTCGGCGGTCAGCGACATCGAGCGCGGAGTGCGCAGGGTGGAGGTGATGGAGCTGCAGAAGCTTGCCCGTCTCTACCGGCTTCCGGCCTCGTACTTCCTGGATGAGGAGGAGTCTGCCGATGCCGGTGAGCACGCGCTGGCCGGACTTCCGCGCACCGCACGGCCGTTGAACGAGGGTGACCGGATCGAGGTGGCGAAGTTCATCGAGTACCTGCAGTCCCGCCGGCAGGCCGAGGAGGAAGGGCCAGGCGTCCCGCAGAGAGCCGGGGAGGGCGGTGCGTGA
- a CDS encoding nucleotide kinase domain-containing protein, whose translation MVTLLQDRQTSAGLGAALGRVRVAGRELRPTPVFDTYWRFASARQAVYEARLAGRPQPWSEDPILSRHRFTNCYRAADRVSQAVVSDVIYCGPQQWEEVFFRTLLFKIFNKESTWRLLNRELGEVRWEGYDFRAYDRVLSEAFAREERLYSAAYIVPPPQLGEERKHRNHLRLLEMMMTSGAPERVLDAATMREVYEVLLGYPALGPFLAYQFAIDLNYAPQLPFSEMDFVVPGPGARDGIRKCFGPAADGIEAEVIRYMAVSQGEHFARLGLTFAGLKGRPLQLIDCQNLFCEVDKYARVAHPDIAGISGRSRIKQAYRLDGAPLRAWFPPKWGLNG comes from the coding sequence ATGGTAACGCTGCTGCAAGACCGTCAGACGTCCGCGGGCCTGGGGGCCGCGCTGGGAAGGGTGCGGGTGGCGGGCCGGGAGCTGCGGCCGACGCCGGTGTTCGACACCTACTGGCGGTTCGCGTCGGCCAGGCAGGCCGTGTACGAGGCGCGCCTGGCGGGGCGGCCCCAGCCGTGGAGCGAGGACCCGATCCTGTCCAGGCACCGGTTCACCAACTGCTACCGGGCTGCCGACCGGGTCAGTCAGGCTGTGGTCTCGGACGTGATCTACTGCGGCCCGCAGCAGTGGGAGGAGGTGTTCTTCCGCACCCTGCTGTTCAAGATCTTCAACAAGGAGTCGACCTGGCGGCTGCTCAACCGGGAGCTGGGGGAGGTGCGTTGGGAAGGCTACGACTTCCGGGCCTACGACCGCGTCCTGTCAGAGGCCTTCGCGCGGGAAGAGCGCCTGTACTCGGCTGCCTATATCGTGCCGCCGCCGCAGCTGGGGGAGGAGCGCAAGCACCGCAATCATCTGCGGTTGCTGGAGATGATGATGACGTCCGGCGCCCCGGAACGTGTTCTGGACGCTGCGACGATGCGTGAGGTCTACGAGGTACTGCTCGGCTATCCCGCGCTCGGTCCGTTCCTGGCGTACCAGTTCGCCATCGACCTCAACTACGCTCCGCAGCTGCCGTTTTCGGAGATGGACTTCGTAGTGCCCGGGCCGGGCGCCCGGGACGGCATCCGCAAGTGTTTCGGTCCGGCGGCCGACGGCATCGAAGCCGAGGTCATCCGTTACATGGCAGTCTCCCAGGGCGAGCACTTCGCCCGCCTGGGTCTGACCTTCGCCGGACTGAAGGGGAGGCCCCTGCAGCTGATCGACTGCCAGAACCTGTTCTGTGAGGTCGACAAGTATGCGCGCGTCGCCCACCCGGACATCGCCGGCATCAGCGGCCGCAGCCGCATCAAGCAGGCCTACCGCCTCGACGGTGCGCCGCTGCGGGCGTGGTTCCCGCCCAAGTGGGGCCTGAACGGCTGA
- a CDS encoding acyl carrier protein, whose product MPLQSVQEIVDIVIEFLAEYQDRPLEEVYEELAARGQDLPVDSVLVMEILARVEEHFGISVPADAEAGRSLRSVWAFAETVYDTMQAKEHQR is encoded by the coding sequence ATGCCGTTACAGAGCGTCCAGGAGATCGTGGACATCGTGATCGAGTTTCTGGCCGAGTACCAGGACAGACCTCTCGAGGAGGTGTACGAGGAACTGGCCGCCCGCGGACAGGACTTACCGGTCGACTCGGTGCTGGTCATGGAGATACTGGCGCGCGTCGAGGAACACTTCGGCATTTCCGTCCCCGCCGACGCCGAGGCCGGGCGCTCTCTGCGTTCGGTGTGGGCGTTCGCTGAGACTGTGTACGACACCATGCAGGCGAAGGAGCACCAACGATGA